The Flammeovirgaceae bacterium genome contains a region encoding:
- a CDS encoding LemA family protein → MNRGMFTLLAIIGGILAIIILGGLFFFFWGTGVYDTAVKLQEETNQAWEDVQATYQRRADLVPNLVATVKGAAENEQTILREVTQARAGIVNAKTPEELDRAGRQINTAINLAFEAYPQIRSTENFQDLQSQLEGTENRINVARQRYNAAVKEYNAYIRGYFKSMALSTFGKGETFETRKGFQAAQGSEVAPTVKF, encoded by the coding sequence ATGAACAGAGGTATGTTTACATTATTAGCAATTATCGGAGGGATACTGGCCATTATCATCCTGGGGGGCCTGTTCTTCTTTTTCTGGGGCACCGGTGTGTACGACACCGCAGTAAAACTGCAGGAGGAAACCAACCAGGCCTGGGAAGATGTACAAGCCACTTACCAACGCAGGGCCGACCTGGTGCCCAACCTGGTGGCTACCGTTAAAGGTGCGGCCGAGAATGAACAAACCATTTTGCGCGAAGTAACTCAGGCACGTGCCGGCATTGTTAATGCCAAAACTCCGGAAGAACTCGATCGCGCGGGCCGTCAGATAAATACGGCCATTAACCTGGCCTTTGAGGCCTATCCGCAAATCCGCTCGACTGAGAATTTTCAGGATTTGCAATCGCAATTAGAAGGAACCGAAAACCGCATTAACGTGGCACGCCAACGTTACAACGCAGCGGTTAAAGAATACAACGCCTACATCCGGGGCTACTTTAAAAGCATGGCCTTGTCAACCTTCGGAAAAGGCGAAACCTTTGAAACCCGTAAAGGCTTCCAGGCTGCTCAGGGATCGGAGGTTGCTCCAACTGTAAAGTTTTGA